In the Deinococcus misasensis DSM 22328 genome, one interval contains:
- a CDS encoding NADPH-dependent FMN reductase, translating into MPHFLALSGSIRKSSSNSLLLQSLKNHSPEHIHIEIWEGLEHLPHFNPDLDHDGQVPEAVLQFRGKIQAAQAVILCTPEYAAGVPGAFKNALDWLVGSGDLANKPVAAISASPYPTAGEQAHHSLMLTLGMLGAWVPEGAQLKVGLVNKKLSPEGSVLDEVLQKGLQEVLLALHSAVLQPQG; encoded by the coding sequence ATGCCCCATTTTCTTGCCCTTTCAGGCAGCATTCGCAAATCATCCAGCAACAGCCTTTTGCTTCAATCCCTGAAAAACCATTCCCCAGAGCACATCCACATCGAGATCTGGGAAGGTCTGGAACACTTGCCCCATTTCAATCCAGACCTTGACCATGACGGTCAGGTGCCAGAGGCCGTTTTGCAGTTCAGGGGGAAAATTCAGGCAGCACAGGCGGTCATTCTGTGCACGCCAGAGTATGCCGCCGGAGTGCCCGGGGCATTCAAAAATGCACTGGATTGGTTGGTGGGCTCTGGAGACCTTGCAAACAAACCTGTGGCAGCCATCAGTGCCTCGCCGTATCCAACCGCAGGAGAGCAGGCGCACCACTCCCTGATGCTCACTCTGGGCATGCTGGGTGCATGGGTGCCAGAGGGAGCACAACTCAAAGTGGGTCTGGTCAACAAGAAATTGTCTCCAGAAGGTTCTGTGCTGGATGAGGTGCTCCAGAAAGGGCTGCAAGAGGTGTTGCTGGCCCTTCACAGCGCGGTGTTGCAGCCTCAGGGTTAG
- a CDS encoding ABC transporter ATP-binding protein, producing the protein MTSPLLHLENVHVKLQNQRVLHDLNWSLFSGEHWAVYGSNGAGKSTFFKLVRGDLWPEHGGKRIYNLSGTPTDSPIQAKERIALVSPEAQDWYLLQDWEQTALQVVLTGLFQSQLLYQQVEDHDQEMAHRWLDQLGLGHLESRDVRMLSQGERRRVLLARALMGKPQVLLLDEFFEGVDTPSRRFLKKVLEEVSENTTLIYSTHRTTEELPFTTHTLTLNQGRLSEGRPELKTPPAWGHGVQSTEQGEVILHLDCPETYREEHLVLKNIHFEMREGEHWAILGANGSGKSTLAKLIRKEIYPAYGGKVLHHGQEVSAWVAKKEFALVAGDQQYRHKLNVPARVVIASGFFDFVGRHDPLTPEQKARVDEVMETLHLQDLADRPALQLSQGQLKKILLARAVVGHPHVVILDEALDYLDAEAKILFTEALGKLAETGTRFICITHHMLDLPEFLTHVMLLENGEIQFQGRIQDLPAERLPGI; encoded by the coding sequence ATGACCTCTCCCCTCCTCCACCTTGAAAACGTGCATGTGAAGCTGCAAAACCAGAGGGTCCTGCATGACCTGAACTGGTCCCTTTTTTCCGGTGAACACTGGGCCGTTTACGGTTCCAACGGGGCCGGGAAAAGCACCTTTTTCAAGCTGGTGCGTGGTGACCTCTGGCCCGAGCATGGAGGGAAGCGCATCTACAACCTCTCTGGAACACCCACAGACAGTCCCATTCAGGCGAAAGAGCGGATTGCTCTGGTGTCCCCAGAGGCGCAAGACTGGTACTTGCTCCAGGACTGGGAGCAAACGGCGTTGCAGGTGGTGCTCACCGGGCTGTTTCAGAGCCAGTTGCTGTACCAGCAGGTGGAAGATCATGATCAAGAAATGGCCCACAGGTGGCTGGACCAGTTGGGCCTTGGGCATCTGGAAAGCAGGGACGTGCGCATGCTCTCTCAGGGGGAAAGAAGGCGGGTGTTGCTGGCCCGTGCCCTGATGGGCAAACCTCAGGTGCTGCTGCTGGATGAGTTCTTCGAGGGGGTGGACACCCCGTCCAGACGGTTCCTGAAAAAGGTGCTGGAGGAGGTGTCTGAAAACACCACCCTGATTTACAGCACCCACCGCACCACCGAGGAACTGCCTTTCACCACCCACACCCTGACCCTGAATCAGGGCAGGCTTTCAGAAGGCAGACCCGAGCTGAAAACCCCTCCAGCATGGGGACACGGTGTCCAGAGCACCGAACAGGGCGAGGTGATTTTGCACCTCGATTGCCCGGAAACCTACCGAGAAGAACACCTCGTCCTGAAAAACATTCACTTTGAGATGCGTGAGGGGGAGCACTGGGCCATTCTGGGAGCCAACGGCTCTGGAAAAAGCACGCTGGCCAAACTGATCCGCAAAGAAATTTACCCGGCTTACGGAGGCAAAGTGCTGCACCACGGGCAGGAGGTCAGTGCATGGGTGGCGAAAAAAGAATTCGCTCTGGTGGCTGGAGACCAGCAGTACCGCCACAAACTGAATGTGCCTGCCAGAGTGGTGATCGCCTCGGGGTTCTTCGATTTTGTGGGTCGCCACGATCCCTTGACCCCAGAGCAAAAAGCCCGCGTTGATGAGGTCATGGAAACCCTGCACCTGCAAGACCTCGCAGACCGGCCTGCTTTGCAGCTTTCACAGGGTCAGTTGAAAAAAATCCTGCTGGCCCGGGCGGTGGTGGGACATCCCCATGTGGTCATTCTGGACGAGGCTCTGGATTATCTGGATGCCGAGGCCAAAATCCTGTTCACAGAGGCTCTGGGGAAGCTTGCTGAAACAGGGACCCGCTTCATTTGCATCACGCACCACATGCTGGACTTGCCAGAGTTCCTGACCCATGTGATGCTGCTGGAGAATGGTGAAATCCAGTTTCAGGGCAGGATTCAGGATTTGCCTGCGGAGAGGTTACCGGGGATTTGA
- a CDS encoding GlcG/HbpS family heme-binding protein, with protein MKHTLTLLIALTGSVFAQNTISTQNISLSAANTIAMQAVAECQAKGHFVTATVVDRSGLVVAVARADGAGPHTIEASKAKAFTAVSARNLTSAVLENVQKNPAAQYLPDIPGFLALAGGVPIRVNNEVVGAVGVGGAPGGHLDEQCAVAAIAKVFGQ; from the coding sequence ATGAAACACACCCTGACCCTCCTGATCGCCCTGACCGGAAGCGTTTTTGCCCAGAACACCATCAGCACCCAGAACATTTCCCTGTCCGCAGCCAACACCATCGCCATGCAAGCCGTGGCCGAATGTCAAGCCAAAGGCCACTTCGTGACCGCAACTGTGGTGGACCGCTCGGGTCTGGTGGTGGCCGTGGCCCGCGCAGATGGAGCCGGCCCCCACACCATCGAGGCCAGCAAAGCCAAAGCCTTCACCGCAGTGAGCGCCCGCAACCTGACTTCCGCCGTGCTGGAAAACGTGCAGAAAAACCCGGCTGCCCAGTACCTGCCAGACATTCCCGGCTTTCTGGCTCTGGCCGGAGGGGTGCCCATCCGCGTGAACAACGAAGTGGTGGGCGCAGTGGGTGTGGGAGGCGCACCCGGAGGTCATCTGGACGAGCAGTGCGCCGTGGCAGCCATTGCCAAAGTGTTCGGGCAGTGA
- a CDS encoding response regulator transcription factor: MSTDQPTVHVLDDDQAVREALEFLIQTVGLSVKTYPSPTRFFEEFDPEAVGCLIMDIRMPVMSGLQVQTELKNRHIDIPIIMMTGHGDVELCRRAFLNGAVEFLLKPIDEQQLIDALQKAVRQHIQSREKLAVTQQARELLDKLSPREKEVLQGMLEGLSSKQVAKELGLSPRTVETHRSHIMEKLEVSSLAQLIRLYFHALHAGAP; the protein is encoded by the coding sequence ATGTCCACTGACCAGCCCACCGTACACGTACTGGACGATGATCAGGCCGTCCGTGAAGCCCTTGAATTTTTGATCCAGACGGTTGGCCTCAGCGTGAAAACCTACCCCTCCCCCACCCGGTTCTTCGAGGAGTTTGATCCAGAGGCCGTGGGCTGCCTGATCATGGACATCCGCATGCCCGTGATGAGTGGCCTGCAGGTGCAAACCGAACTCAAAAACCGCCACATCGACATCCCCATCATCATGATGACCGGACACGGGGATGTGGAGCTGTGCAGGAGGGCTTTTTTGAACGGGGCAGTGGAGTTTTTGCTGAAACCCATTGATGAGCAACAGCTGATCGATGCCCTGCAGAAAGCGGTTCGACAGCACATCCAGAGCCGTGAAAAGCTGGCCGTCACCCAGCAGGCCAGAGAACTGCTGGACAAACTCTCTCCCAGAGAAAAAGAAGTCCTGCAAGGGATGCTGGAAGGCCTCTCCAGCAAACAGGTCGCCAAGGAACTCGGGCTGTCTCCCAGAACCGTGGAAACCCACCGTTCGCACATCATGGAGAAACTGGAGGTTTCCTCTCTGGCACAACTGATCCGGCTGTATTTTCATGCCTTGCATGCCGGGGCTCCGTAA
- a CDS encoding RsmF rRNA methyltransferase first C-terminal domain-containing protein produces MQLPEPFESRMKRLLGAEYPEFKAALESSRALGLRVNPQKLSPSDVEALPFLEGPIPWSRWGHYYQSDSRPSSHPFFLGGGFYLQEPSAMAVAELAAPKPGQWVIDLCAAPGGKTTHLASFLDGQGVLIANEFTQSRVSRLMENVERWGARTTVLNNPIDRIARKWEGLFDVVVLDAPCSGEGMFRKDPEALSEWRESTPERLGRLQQDLIEQAAKLTAPEGTLVYSTCTFSLEENEQVIERFLKSHPEFRLESAHLHPAFSEGFGLPETARLFPHKLQGEGHFMARLIRVDGEEGDVEYEEHARVSKTSLKAWEEFRKAQLDTELDGVVTERSGHLYLVREHLPSLSGLKVPAPGIYLGEVKFERFVPAKALAHHLNLQKVCRPLEVGTADAFKLEFGETLETTAPDGWHWLHFAGMGLTWGLVRKGRLKPTPLRV; encoded by the coding sequence GTGCAACTCCCCGAGCCTTTCGAATCCCGCATGAAGCGCCTGCTGGGTGCAGAGTACCCCGAGTTCAAAGCTGCGCTGGAAAGCAGCCGCGCTCTGGGTCTGCGGGTGAATCCCCAGAAACTTTCTCCATCAGATGTGGAGGCCCTGCCTTTTCTGGAGGGGCCAATCCCGTGGTCCAGATGGGGTCACTATTACCAGAGCGATTCCCGTCCCAGTTCCCATCCTTTCTTTCTGGGCGGAGGGTTTTACCTGCAAGAACCCAGTGCCATGGCGGTTGCAGAACTGGCCGCGCCCAAACCCGGCCAGTGGGTGATTGACCTGTGTGCTGCACCGGGAGGCAAAACCACCCATCTGGCCAGTTTTCTGGACGGTCAAGGGGTCTTGATCGCCAACGAGTTCACCCAGAGCCGGGTGTCCAGACTGATGGAAAATGTGGAGCGCTGGGGGGCCAGAACCACCGTGCTGAACAACCCCATCGACCGCATCGCCCGCAAATGGGAAGGGCTTTTCGATGTGGTGGTGCTGGACGCCCCCTGCTCTGGAGAAGGAATGTTTCGCAAAGATCCCGAGGCCCTTTCTGAGTGGCGCGAGAGCACCCCTGAACGTCTGGGACGCCTGCAACAGGATCTGATCGAGCAGGCTGCAAAACTGACGGCCCCAGAGGGAACGCTGGTGTATTCCACCTGCACCTTCTCTCTGGAGGAAAACGAGCAGGTCATTGAGCGCTTTCTGAAATCCCATCCCGAGTTTCGTCTGGAATCGGCCCATCTGCATCCGGCTTTTTCAGAGGGCTTTGGTTTGCCCGAAACCGCACGCCTCTTTCCGCACAAATTGCAGGGAGAGGGGCACTTCATGGCCAGACTGATCCGTGTTGATGGAGAAGAAGGGGATGTGGAGTACGAGGAGCACGCCAGAGTCAGCAAAACCTCCCTGAAGGCATGGGAGGAATTTCGCAAAGCCCAACTGGACACCGAACTGGATGGGGTGGTCACTGAACGCTCAGGGCACCTGTATCTGGTCCGTGAACACCTGCCAAGCCTCTCTGGTCTGAAGGTCCCGGCCCCCGGCATTTACCTTGGAGAAGTCAAATTCGAGCGTTTTGTGCCAGCCAAGGCCCTTGCCCACCACCTGAACCTGCAAAAAGTTTGCCGTCCCCTTGAAGTGGGAACGGCAGACGCCTTCAAACTGGAATTTGGTGAAACTTTAGAAACAACCGCACCAGACGGATGGCACTGGCTGCACTTCGCTGGCATGGGCCTGACCTGGGGTCTGGTCCGCAAAGGGCGTCTGAAACCTACACCACTTCGGGTGTGA
- a CDS encoding Gfo/Idh/MocA family protein, translating to MKPFRTVIAGCGGMANTWVEYALKRPDTEIVALVDLHPQSAENLKIRHELQCPTFTSLTEALEHTNANLVLDITIPDAHKDIALTAFAAGCDVLGEKPMASSLQDAQEMLEAAQNAGRTYAIMQNRRYLKPIRAFRDLVHSGKIGKPGFATANFFIGAHFGGFRDLMDSPLVLDMAIHTFDQARFILQADPVSVYCHEFNPAGSWYRGNAAAVCIFEMSDGSVFTYNGSWCAEGAFTAWEADWRVMGSLGTALWDGKNLPFAEVVTDPEQQAFHRDAHRIEAELLWEGQEGHFGCLDEMFGALLENRVPETSCTDNIHSMKMVFGALESARRGEKVLL from the coding sequence ATGAAACCCTTCAGAACCGTCATTGCAGGCTGTGGAGGCATGGCCAACACCTGGGTGGAATACGCCCTGAAACGTCCAGACACCGAAATTGTGGCACTGGTGGACCTCCATCCCCAGAGCGCCGAAAACCTGAAAATCCGTCACGAATTGCAGTGCCCCACCTTCACCAGCCTTACAGAGGCTCTGGAGCACACCAATGCCAATCTGGTGCTGGACATCACCATTCCAGATGCCCACAAAGACATTGCCCTGACGGCTTTTGCTGCTGGATGTGACGTGCTGGGCGAAAAACCCATGGCATCCTCCCTGCAAGATGCACAGGAGATGCTGGAAGCCGCCCAGAACGCTGGACGCACCTATGCCATCATGCAGAACCGCAGATACCTGAAGCCCATCCGGGCTTTTCGGGATCTGGTGCACTCAGGCAAGATTGGCAAGCCCGGTTTCGCCACGGCCAACTTTTTCATTGGGGCACACTTTGGCGGATTCAGGGACCTGATGGACAGTCCTCTGGTCCTCGACATGGCCATCCACACTTTCGATCAGGCCCGGTTCATTTTGCAGGCCGATCCGGTGTCGGTGTACTGCCATGAATTCAATCCCGCAGGTTCATGGTATCGGGGAAATGCTGCTGCTGTGTGCATCTTTGAAATGTCGGATGGCTCGGTCTTCACCTACAACGGCTCATGGTGTGCAGAGGGGGCTTTCACCGCATGGGAAGCCGACTGGCGTGTGATGGGCAGTCTGGGCACAGCCCTCTGGGATGGCAAGAACCTGCCTTTCGCAGAGGTGGTGACCGATCCAGAGCAGCAGGCTTTTCATCGGGATGCCCACCGCATCGAAGCCGAATTGCTGTGGGAAGGTCAGGAAGGCCACTTCGGCTGTCTGGATGAAATGTTCGGTGCCCTGCTTGAAAACCGCGTTCCAGAGACCAGTTGCACCGACAACATCCACAGCATGAAGATGGTGTTTGGGGCTCTGGAGAGTGCACGCAGGGGAGAGAAGGTTTTGTTGTAG
- a CDS encoding PAS domain-containing sensor histidine kinase, translating to MSPTRIYPLSLLIGVLLWVGVVLLWGQQRYAELRVGFDTEARILHRVLSQRAEQNEALLNSLAISAEMGLSENQLRAFVASLTSSYPQIAGVEVCQNACKWVLEKNPMADYAIAQKLASGGKIQLWIDPSKLLRSGEGMSRAAFTLQGDGKNLLRGHGQDPVSEFPELHVQKILGSESQPFVLEVRQSVLFRDFPIWQMLGLGVLMVLLAHGAGSGVQSVWRARESTRRAELALQQEKDRAQVVLNAVDDALITFNRENTIQYINPAAMQLLGTPSSGQKVPEVVEFQQGPSLPEVLQGFWQQEKDQDLPDGVWLKGRPIEGSLSMLPDRSGAVLVLRDLGPFRQRMLSRLEESERKRKEHEALLTHVMRVNTTGEVASGMAHELNQPLTAILSQSQGALRVLEEGDTDLAKTALQRTVLQARRAGEIIQRLRAHLVRQPLKSSRVNLSDLVSRLSGLLEADLQTRNLQLSVHLSGLPDVEADSIQLEQVLHNLIRNSMEAMQERPLSDRRIEIAGSVESGQVLLTVRDHGPGLSESALEHLFLPFHSTKKEGMGVGLSLSRTLMQSMNGELFGANHPEEGAVFTLHLQVFQEETHVH from the coding sequence ATGTCTCCCACACGCATTTATCCCCTGAGCCTCCTGATCGGTGTGCTGCTCTGGGTGGGTGTGGTGCTTTTGTGGGGGCAACAGCGTTACGCAGAATTGCGGGTGGGTTTTGACACCGAGGCGAGGATTTTGCACCGGGTGCTTTCCCAGAGGGCCGAGCAGAACGAGGCTTTGCTGAACAGTCTGGCCATCTCTGCGGAAATGGGGCTGTCTGAAAATCAGTTGCGGGCTTTTGTGGCTTCTTTGACCAGCAGTTACCCCCAGATTGCTGGGGTGGAGGTGTGCCAGAACGCTTGCAAGTGGGTGCTGGAGAAAAACCCGATGGCCGATTATGCCATTGCTCAAAAATTGGCCTCCGGAGGGAAAATCCAGCTCTGGATCGATCCCAGCAAACTGCTCAGGTCTGGAGAGGGCATGTCCAGAGCCGCTTTCACCTTGCAGGGAGATGGAAAAAACCTGCTCAGGGGACACGGTCAGGATCCTGTTTCAGAGTTTCCAGAGTTGCATGTCCAGAAGATTCTGGGGTCTGAAAGCCAGCCTTTTGTGCTGGAGGTGCGCCAGTCGGTGCTTTTCAGGGATTTCCCAATCTGGCAGATGCTGGGACTGGGCGTCTTGATGGTCCTTCTGGCCCATGGGGCAGGCTCTGGGGTGCAAAGTGTTTGGCGGGCCAGAGAAAGCACCCGCCGGGCTGAACTGGCTTTGCAGCAAGAAAAAGACCGGGCGCAGGTGGTGCTGAATGCGGTGGATGACGCCCTGATCACCTTCAATCGGGAGAACACCATCCAGTACATCAATCCTGCGGCCATGCAGCTTCTTGGCACGCCATCCTCTGGACAGAAGGTGCCAGAGGTGGTGGAGTTCCAGCAAGGCCCCTCCTTGCCCGAGGTGTTGCAGGGGTTCTGGCAACAGGAAAAAGATCAGGATTTGCCGGATGGAGTGTGGCTGAAAGGTCGTCCTATCGAAGGAAGCCTCTCGATGCTTCCCGACCGCTCAGGGGCAGTGCTGGTGTTGCGGGACCTCGGACCGTTCAGGCAACGGATGCTGAGCCGTCTGGAAGAAAGCGAACGCAAGCGCAAGGAGCATGAAGCCCTGCTCACCCATGTCATGCGGGTGAACACCACTGGAGAGGTCGCCTCTGGGATGGCCCATGAGTTGAACCAACCGCTGACTGCCATCCTCAGCCAGAGTCAGGGGGCCTTGCGGGTGCTGGAAGAGGGGGACACCGATCTGGCGAAAACCGCCTTGCAACGCACGGTTTTGCAGGCCAGACGGGCAGGAGAAATCATCCAAAGGCTGAGGGCACATCTGGTGCGACAGCCCCTCAAATCCAGCCGGGTGAACCTGTCCGATCTGGTGTCCAGACTCTCAGGTTTGCTTGAAGCCGATCTGCAAACCAGAAACCTGCAACTTTCCGTCCACCTCTCTGGTCTGCCCGATGTGGAAGCCGACAGCATCCAGTTGGAACAGGTGCTGCACAACCTGATCCGCAACAGCATGGAAGCAATGCAGGAGCGTCCCCTCTCGGACAGGCGCATTGAAATTGCCGGATCTGTGGAGTCTGGGCAGGTGCTTCTGACGGTGCGTGACCACGGTCCCGGCCTGTCTGAATCTGCTCTGGAGCACCTGTTTTTGCCCTTTCACAGCACCAAAAAGGAGGGCATGGGGGTGGGTCTTTCTCTGTCGCGCACCCTGATGCAAAGCATGAATGGTGAGTTGTTCGGCGCCAACCATCCCGAGGAGGGGGCCGTCTTCACCCTGCACCTTCAGGTCTTTCAGGAGGAAACCCATGTCCACTGA
- a CDS encoding DNA topoisomerase IB produces the protein MPSITQELQECYYRREGHSLDTFQYFLPDGEPLTEEEEVARLNALGVPPAYSEVFISPDPEAALQAFGRDKAGRMQYRYHSDFMQKNAEAKWKRLGKFADALPALRVESAKDLRRTTLHPRKVLSLMTRLLYIARFRVGSDCYVQQHKTYGLTTLLKRHVKIEGNTVEFKFKGKHSIWQHKVATDQTLARNMARLKELPGAFLFKAETDNGIVRLHSHDLNGYIREVMGPFTAKDFRTWGGTLLAAEFLSGVGLPQSDRQARKNLTECVKVVAADLGNTPAVVRSHYISPKVFDVYLEGRILDDFKVRNQINSEDHLTESELALKRLLRARVSGK, from the coding sequence ATGCCATCCATCACCCAAGAATTGCAGGAATGCTATTACCGCCGTGAAGGCCATTCACTGGACACATTTCAATATTTCCTTCCTGATGGTGAACCCCTGACCGAAGAGGAGGAGGTGGCCCGCTTGAATGCTCTGGGCGTGCCTCCAGCCTATTCAGAGGTGTTCATCTCGCCAGATCCCGAGGCGGCGTTGCAGGCTTTCGGACGGGACAAAGCCGGGCGCATGCAGTACCGTTACCACAGCGATTTCATGCAGAAAAACGCTGAGGCCAAATGGAAGCGACTTGGAAAGTTTGCAGATGCCCTGCCTGCCCTGCGTGTGGAAAGCGCCAAGGATTTGAGGCGCACCACCCTGCACCCGAGGAAAGTGCTTTCCCTGATGACCCGTTTGCTGTACATCGCCCGTTTTCGGGTGGGATCGGATTGTTATGTGCAGCAGCACAAGACCTACGGTCTGACCACCTTGCTCAAACGCCATGTGAAAATTGAGGGAAACACCGTCGAATTCAAGTTCAAGGGCAAGCACAGCATCTGGCAGCACAAAGTTGCCACCGATCAGACCCTGGCACGCAACATGGCAAGGCTCAAGGAATTGCCTGGTGCCTTCCTGTTCAAGGCCGAGACCGACAATGGCATTGTGCGCCTGCACTCCCACGACCTGAACGGTTACATCCGCGAAGTGATGGGTCCGTTCACGGCCAAGGATTTCAGGACATGGGGAGGAACCTTGCTGGCTGCCGAATTCCTGTCGGGGGTGGGGTTGCCCCAGAGTGACCGTCAGGCCCGCAAAAACCTCACCGAGTGCGTGAAGGTGGTGGCTGCAGACCTCGGGAACACCCCGGCGGTGGTGCGAAGCCATTACATCTCACCCAAGGTGTTTGATGTGTACCTGGAAGGGCGCATTCTGGACGATTTCAAAGTCAGAAACCAGATCAACAGCGAAGACCACCTCACCGAATCCGAACTGGCCCTCAAGCGCCTTTTGCGGGCGAGGGTCTCTGGGAAGTGA